Proteins from a single region of Streptomyces spectabilis:
- the rpmE gene encoding 50S ribosomal protein L31 — protein sequence MKRDIHPEYVETQVSCTCGASFTTRSTISSGTVRAEVCSECHPFYTGKQKILDTGGRVARFEARFGKAAGSKK from the coding sequence TTGAAGCGCGACATCCACCCCGAGTACGTCGAGACGCAGGTCAGCTGCACCTGTGGCGCGTCGTTCACCACCCGCAGCACGATCTCCAGCGGCACCGTCCGCGCCGAGGTCTGCTCCGAGTGCCACCCGTTCTACACGGGCAAGCAGAAGATCCTCGACACCGGTGGCCGTGTGGCCCGCTTCGAGGCCCGCTTCGGCAAGGCTGCCGGCTCCAAGAAGTAG
- a CDS encoding LCP family protein, whose product MTDESRPADAKPKHRGKRGRRRKPRSTRKKALVISAWTAAGVVVLGGTGLGYVYFKLNGNIKGVDINAALGTDRPLDVDNGSQDILVLGSDSRSGDNAKYGKDEGAARSDTAMIVHVYKGHKKASVVSIPRDTLITRPECAAKNGDGKTDPGGERQMFNTAYEVGGPACAVKTVEKMSGIRMDHYVEVDFTGFKKLIDTLGGVEIATKQPIKDKDSHLDLPAGDHKLNGEQALGLVRTRHGVGDGSDLGRIQLQQAFIKALINQVKDVDLFGNPKKLWDLADASTKAITTDSDLDTVKDLAGFANGLKGIGAGDMKMVTMPVQYDPADRNRVLPLEEAGRQVWDALRADKPIPKSATEKSAGDKGAAGKVVTSE is encoded by the coding sequence ATGACCGACGAGAGCAGGCCCGCCGACGCGAAGCCGAAACACCGCGGCAAGCGCGGCCGGCGCCGCAAACCGCGCAGCACGCGCAAGAAGGCCCTCGTCATATCCGCCTGGACCGCCGCGGGAGTGGTCGTCCTCGGCGGCACCGGCCTCGGTTACGTGTACTTCAAGCTCAACGGCAACATCAAGGGCGTCGACATCAACGCCGCGCTCGGCACCGACCGCCCCCTGGACGTCGACAACGGCTCCCAGGACATCCTCGTCCTCGGCTCCGACTCGCGCTCCGGCGACAACGCCAAGTACGGCAAGGACGAGGGCGCGGCCCGCTCCGACACCGCGATGATCGTCCACGTCTACAAGGGCCACAAGAAGGCCAGCGTGGTCTCCATCCCGCGCGACACCCTCATCACCCGGCCCGAGTGCGCCGCCAAGAACGGCGACGGCAAGACGGACCCGGGCGGCGAGCGCCAGATGTTCAACACGGCGTACGAGGTCGGCGGCCCCGCCTGTGCGGTGAAGACGGTCGAGAAGATGTCCGGCATCCGCATGGACCATTACGTCGAGGTCGACTTCACGGGCTTCAAGAAGCTCATCGACACCCTCGGCGGCGTGGAGATCGCGACCAAGCAGCCGATCAAGGACAAGGACAGTCACCTCGACCTCCCGGCCGGTGACCACAAGCTCAACGGCGAGCAGGCGCTCGGCCTCGTCCGCACCCGGCACGGCGTCGGCGACGGCAGTGACCTCGGCCGCATCCAGCTCCAGCAGGCGTTCATCAAGGCCCTGATCAACCAGGTCAAGGACGTCGACCTGTTCGGCAACCCGAAGAAGCTCTGGGACCTCGCGGACGCCTCGACCAAGGCCATCACCACCGACTCCGACCTGGACACGGTCAAGGACCTGGCGGGCTTCGCCAATGGCCTCAAGGGCATCGGGGCCGGTGACATGAAGATGGTCACGATGCCGGTCCAGTACGACCCGGCCGACCGGAACCGCGTCCTGCCCCTGGAGGAGGCCGGCCGCCAGGTCTGGGACGCCCTGCGGGCGGACAAGCCGATCCCCAAGTCGGCCACCGAGAAGTCCGCCGGCGACAAGGGTGCCGCGGGCAAGGTCGTGACCAGCGAATAA
- the thrB gene encoding homoserine kinase produces MAGPAFRAAAVRVRVPATSANLGPGYDALGLSLGLYDDVVVRVADSGLHVDIAGEGSDTLPRDESHLLVRSLRTAFDLLGGQPRGLEVVCANRIPHGRGLGSSSAAICAGIVAARAVTIGGEARLDDAALLELATEIEGHPDNVAACLLGGFTASWMDGSAARAIRMDPVDSIVPVVFVPGKPVLTETARGLLPRTVPHVDAAVNAGRAALLVEALTRRPELLLPATEDRLHQEYRAPAMPESAALVESLRADGVPAVISGAGPTVLALVDDSAADKVARLAGEGWAANRLALDPAGASVLPLAP; encoded by the coding sequence ATGGCCGGTCCCGCGTTCCGCGCCGCCGCCGTCAGGGTGCGCGTCCCCGCCACCAGCGCCAACCTCGGCCCGGGCTACGACGCCCTGGGCCTGTCGCTGGGTCTCTACGACGACGTGGTCGTCCGCGTCGCCGACTCCGGCCTGCACGTCGACATCGCAGGCGAGGGCAGCGACACCCTCCCGCGCGACGAGTCGCACCTGCTCGTACGCTCCCTGCGCACCGCCTTCGACCTGCTCGGCGGGCAGCCGCGCGGCCTCGAGGTCGTCTGCGCCAACCGCATCCCGCACGGGCGCGGCCTGGGCTCCTCGTCCGCCGCGATCTGCGCCGGCATCGTCGCCGCACGGGCGGTGACCATAGGCGGCGAGGCCCGCCTCGACGACGCCGCGCTCCTGGAGCTCGCCACCGAGATCGAGGGCCACCCCGACAACGTCGCGGCGTGCCTGCTCGGCGGCTTCACGGCCTCCTGGATGGACGGCTCCGCGGCCCGCGCCATCAGGATGGACCCCGTCGATTCCATCGTTCCGGTGGTTTTCGTACCCGGAAAACCCGTGCTCACCGAAACCGCCCGCGGACTGCTGCCGCGCACCGTCCCGCACGTGGACGCGGCCGTCAACGCGGGCCGGGCGGCCCTGCTCGTCGAGGCCCTGACCAGGCGCCCCGAGCTGCTGCTGCCCGCCACCGAGGACCGCCTGCACCAGGAGTACCGCGCCCCGGCCATGCCGGAGAGCGCCGCCCTGGTGGAGAGCCTGCGCGCCGACGGCGTGCCCGCGGTGATCTCCGGCGCCGGACCCACGGTCCTCGCGCTGGTCGACGACAGTGCGGCCGACAAGGTCGCACGCCTGGCGGGCGAGGGGTGGGCGGCCAACCGCCTGGCGCTCGACCCGGCGGGCGCGAGTGTGCTGCCACTGGCTCCCTGA
- a CDS encoding L-threonylcarbamoyladenylate synthase, which produces MARRYDTNDATDRTTGLREAASAVRRGELVVLPTDTVYGVGADAFSPEAVADLLDAKGRGRNMPTPVLIGSPNTLHGLVTDFSESAWELVDAFWPGALTLVAKQQPSLQWDLGDTRGTVAIRMPLHPVAIELLTEVGPMAVSSANLTGHPAPEDCDAAQEMLGDAISVYLDGGPTPGIVPSSIVDVTGKVPVLLRAGALDADELRKVVPDLEVAN; this is translated from the coding sequence ATGGCACGGCGATACGACACCAACGACGCGACCGACCGCACGACCGGTCTGCGCGAGGCCGCGTCCGCCGTCCGCCGTGGCGAGCTGGTGGTGCTGCCGACGGACACCGTGTACGGCGTGGGCGCGGACGCCTTCAGCCCGGAGGCCGTCGCCGACCTCCTCGACGCCAAGGGGCGCGGTCGGAACATGCCGACGCCCGTCCTCATCGGCTCCCCGAACACCCTGCACGGCCTCGTCACGGACTTCTCCGAGTCCGCCTGGGAGCTCGTCGACGCCTTCTGGCCGGGGGCGCTCACCCTCGTCGCCAAGCAGCAGCCGTCGCTCCAGTGGGACCTGGGGGACACCCGGGGCACCGTCGCCATCCGGATGCCGCTGCACCCGGTCGCGATCGAGCTCCTCACGGAGGTCGGCCCCATGGCGGTGTCCTCGGCCAACCTCACCGGGCACCCGGCGCCGGAGGACTGCGACGCCGCCCAGGAGATGCTGGGCGACGCCATCTCCGTCTACCTGGACGGCGGCCCCACGCCCGGCATCGTGCCCTCCTCCATCGTGGACGTCACCGGCAAGGTGCCCGTCCTGCTGCGGGCCGGGGCGCTCGACGCGGACGAGCTCCGCAAGGTCGTACCCGACCTCGAGGTGGCCAATTGA
- the rho gene encoding transcription termination factor Rho, giving the protein MSDTTDLMGVTADTPATDASAAPATGASAGSRRRRGTGLEGMVLAELQQVASGLGIKGTARMRKSQLIEVIKEAQAAGGASAKSAGSADTAEAPAKPKRRATSKARTGEAAEKAAKPDEAPAEQPKAPAQQQIDIPGQPASDDKPGRGRRRVTAEAGSPETVSAEAKGQSEAKAEAPRAEQSEAKSDRGDKGDDQQGEGRQGRRDRQGRGRDRDRGERGERGDRGDRGDRGDRRGSKGDDQQGGGNRKDQGGRQDRQDRKEQDDFDDDGSGRRGRRGRYRDRRGRRGREDFAGEPQVSDDDVLIPVAGILDILDNYAFIRTSGYLPGPNDVYVSLAQVRKNGLRKGDHVTGAVRQPKDGERREKFNALVRLDSVNGMAPEHGRGRPEFNKLTPLYPQDRLRLETDPGVLTTRIIDLVSPIGKGQRGLIVAPPKTGKTMIMQAIANAITHNSPECHLMVVLVDERPEEVTDMQRSVKGEVISSTFDRPAEDHTTVAELAIERAKRLVELGHDVVVLLDSITRLGRAYNLAAPASGRILSGGVDSTALYPPKRFFGAARNIEDGGSLTILATALVETGSRMDEVIFEEFKGTGNMELKLDRKLSDKRIFPAVDVDASSTRKEEILLGSDELAIVWKLRRVLHALDQQQAIELLLDKMKQTKSNAEFLLQIQKTTPAPGNGND; this is encoded by the coding sequence GTGAGCGACACCACCGATCTGATGGGCGTGACTGCCGACACGCCCGCCACGGACGCCTCTGCGGCGCCTGCCACCGGTGCTTCGGCCGGGTCCCGGCGGCGCCGCGGCACCGGCCTCGAGGGCATGGTGCTGGCCGAACTGCAGCAGGTCGCATCGGGCCTCGGAATCAAGGGCACCGCGCGGATGCGCAAGAGCCAGCTGATCGAGGTCATCAAGGAGGCGCAGGCCGCGGGGGGTGCCTCGGCCAAGTCCGCCGGCAGCGCCGACACCGCGGAGGCCCCGGCCAAGCCGAAGCGCCGCGCCACCTCCAAGGCGCGCACCGGCGAGGCCGCCGAGAAGGCCGCCAAGCCCGACGAGGCCCCGGCCGAGCAGCCGAAGGCCCCGGCCCAGCAGCAGATCGACATCCCCGGCCAGCCCGCGAGCGACGACAAGCCGGGCCGCGGCCGCCGCCGCGTCACCGCCGAGGCCGGCAGCCCCGAGACCGTCTCCGCCGAGGCCAAGGGCCAGAGCGAGGCGAAGGCCGAGGCCCCCAGGGCCGAGCAGTCCGAGGCGAAGTCCGACCGCGGCGACAAGGGCGACGACCAGCAGGGCGAGGGCCGCCAGGGCCGCCGCGACCGCCAGGGCCGCGGCCGTGACCGTGACCGTGGTGAGCGCGGCGAGCGTGGTGACCGCGGCGACCGTGGTGACCGCGGCGACCGCCGTGGCAGCAAGGGCGACGACCAGCAGGGCGGCGGCAACCGCAAGGACCAGGGCGGCCGCCAGGACCGTCAGGACCGCAAGGAGCAGGACGACTTCGACGACGACGGCAGCGGTCGCCGCGGTCGCCGGGGCCGTTACCGCGACCGCCGTGGCCGTCGCGGCCGCGAGGACTTCGCGGGCGAGCCGCAGGTGTCCGACGACGACGTCCTGATCCCGGTCGCGGGCATCCTCGACATCCTCGACAACTACGCGTTCATCCGTACGTCGGGCTACCTCCCGGGCCCCAACGACGTGTACGTCTCCCTCGCCCAGGTCCGCAAGAACGGCCTGCGCAAGGGCGACCACGTCACCGGCGCGGTGCGCCAGCCCAAGGACGGCGAGCGCCGCGAGAAGTTCAACGCCCTGGTGCGCCTGGACTCCGTCAACGGCATGGCGCCCGAACACGGCCGCGGGCGGCCGGAGTTCAACAAGCTGACGCCCCTCTACCCGCAGGACCGGCTCCGTCTGGAGACCGACCCGGGCGTTCTGACGACCCGCATCATCGACCTCGTCTCGCCCATCGGCAAGGGCCAGCGCGGTCTGATCGTGGCCCCGCCGAAGACCGGCAAGACCATGATCATGCAGGCGATCGCCAACGCGATCACGCACAACAGCCCCGAGTGCCACCTGATGGTCGTCCTCGTCGACGAGCGTCCGGAAGAGGTCACCGACATGCAGCGGTCGGTGAAGGGCGAGGTCATCTCCTCGACCTTCGACCGTCCGGCCGAGGACCACACCACGGTCGCCGAGCTCGCCATCGAGCGCGCCAAGCGGCTGGTGGAGCTGGGCCACGACGTCGTCGTGCTGCTCGACTCGATCACGCGTCTGGGCCGTGCGTACAACCTCGCCGCCCCGGCCTCGGGCCGCATCCTGTCCGGTGGTGTCGACTCGACCGCCCTGTACCCGCCGAAGCGCTTCTTCGGTGCCGCCCGCAACATCGAGGACGGCGGCTCGCTGACCATCCTGGCCACCGCGCTCGTCGAGACCGGCTCGCGGATGGACGAGGTGATCTTCGAGGAGTTCAAGGGCACCGGCAACATGGAGCTCAAGCTCGACCGGAAGCTCTCCGACAAGCGCATCTTCCCGGCGGTGGACGTGGACGCGTCCAGCACCCGCAAGGAAGAGATCCTGCTCGGCAGCGACGAGCTCGCCATCGTCTGGAAGCTGCGCCGGGTGCTGCACGCCCTGGACCAGCAGCAGGCCATCGAGCTGCTCCTGGACAAGATGAAGCAGACGAAGTCGAACGCCGAGTTCCTGCTCCAGATCCAAAAGACGACGCCGGCGCCGGGCAACGGCAACGACTGA
- the prmC gene encoding peptide chain release factor N(5)-glutamine methyltransferase has translation MLLAEVAQATQRLADAGVPSPRNDAEELAAFVHGVKRGELHTVKDADFDARYWETIARREAREPLQHITGRAFFRYLELQVGPGVFVPRPETESVVGWAIDAVRAMDVVEPLIVDLCTGSGAIALALAQEVPRSRVHAVELSEDALRWTRKNVEGSRVTLHAGDARTALPELDGQVDLVVSNPPYIPLTEWEYVAPEARDYDPELALFSGEDGLDLIRGIERTAHRLLRPGGVVVVEHADTQGGQVPWIFTEERGWADAADHPDLNNRPRFATARKALP, from the coding sequence GTGCTGCTCGCGGAAGTGGCCCAGGCCACCCAGCGCCTTGCCGACGCCGGCGTGCCCTCGCCGCGCAATGACGCGGAGGAGCTCGCCGCGTTCGTGCACGGCGTGAAACGGGGCGAGCTGCACACCGTCAAGGACGCGGACTTCGACGCCCGCTACTGGGAGACGATCGCCCGCCGCGAGGCCCGCGAGCCGCTGCAGCACATCACGGGGCGCGCGTTCTTCCGGTATCTGGAGCTCCAGGTGGGTCCCGGCGTGTTCGTGCCGCGCCCCGAGACCGAGTCCGTGGTCGGCTGGGCCATAGACGCGGTGCGCGCCATGGACGTGGTCGAGCCGCTCATCGTCGACCTGTGCACCGGCAGCGGCGCCATCGCCCTCGCCCTGGCCCAGGAGGTGCCGCGCTCGCGCGTGCACGCGGTGGAGCTGTCCGAGGACGCCCTGCGATGGACCCGCAAGAACGTCGAGGGCTCGCGCGTCACCCTGCACGCGGGTGACGCGCGCACGGCCCTGCCGGAGCTCGACGGCCAGGTCGACCTGGTCGTCTCCAACCCCCCGTACATCCCGCTCACGGAGTGGGAGTACGTTGCGCCGGAGGCGCGGGACTACGATCCCGAACTCGCCCTGTTCTCCGGCGAGGACGGCCTCGACCTGATCCGCGGCATCGAGCGCACCGCGCACCGGCTGCTGCGGCCGGGCGGAGTCGTCGTCGTGGAGCACGCCGACACCCAGGGCGGGCAGGTGCCGTGGATCTTCACCGAGGAGCGTGGCTGGGCCGACGCGGCCGACCACCCCGACCTGAACAACCGGCCGCGCTTCGCGACCGCCCGCAAGGCGCTGCCGTGA
- a CDS encoding MraY family glycosyltransferase, which yields MREYLLTLCITAAVTYLLTGPVRKFAIVAGAMPEIRARDVHREPTPRLGGIAMFFGLCAGLLVADHLPNLNEVFTKSNEPRALLSGAALIWLIGVLDDKFEIDALIKLGGQMIAAGVMVMQGLTILWLPIPGVGTVSLTQWQGTLLTVALVVITINAVNFVDGLDGLAAGMVCIAAAAFFMYAYRIWYGYGIEAAAPATLFAAILMGMCLGFLPHNMHPARIFMGDSGSMLIGLVLAAGAISITGQVDPDAMKLNLGGSARDATHAMLPVFIPLLMPLTIIAIPFGDLVLAIARRTWKGQSPFAADRGHLHHRLLDVGHSHSRAVLIMYFWSALIAFGTVAYSVHSTNMWILLLIVALSAVGLVLLLLPRFTPHAPRWAENFVPPRYRRERRSPAGAAAAERADGAAPEEAYGTSGEPEPGEASGDRPAVGAGVNGATALGTRPRFLDRRKAGSSR from the coding sequence GTGCGTGAATATCTGCTGACGCTCTGCATCACGGCCGCGGTGACCTATCTGCTGACCGGCCCGGTGCGGAAGTTCGCGATCGTGGCCGGTGCCATGCCGGAGATCCGCGCGCGCGACGTGCACCGGGAACCGACACCCCGGCTCGGCGGTATCGCGATGTTCTTCGGCCTGTGCGCGGGCCTCCTGGTGGCCGACCACCTGCCCAACCTCAACGAGGTGTTCACGAAGTCGAACGAGCCGCGCGCGCTGCTCTCCGGCGCCGCCCTGATCTGGCTCATCGGCGTTCTGGACGACAAGTTCGAGATCGACGCGCTGATCAAGCTCGGCGGCCAGATGATCGCCGCGGGCGTGATGGTCATGCAGGGTCTGACGATCCTGTGGCTGCCCATCCCGGGCGTCGGCACGGTCTCGCTGACCCAGTGGCAGGGCACCCTCCTGACCGTCGCCCTCGTCGTCATCACCATCAACGCGGTGAACTTCGTCGACGGCCTGGACGGCCTCGCCGCGGGCATGGTGTGCATCGCCGCCGCCGCGTTCTTCATGTACGCGTACCGCATCTGGTACGGCTACGGCATCGAGGCCGCCGCCCCCGCGACCCTCTTCGCGGCCATCCTGATGGGCATGTGCCTCGGCTTCCTGCCGCACAACATGCACCCGGCCAGGATCTTCATGGGTGACTCGGGCTCCATGCTCATCGGGCTCGTGCTCGCCGCCGGCGCCATCTCCATCACCGGGCAGGTCGACCCGGACGCGATGAAGCTGAACCTCGGCGGCAGCGCCCGCGACGCCACGCACGCGATGCTCCCCGTCTTCATCCCGCTGCTCATGCCGCTGACGATCATCGCGATCCCGTTCGGCGACCTGGTGCTCGCCATCGCGCGCCGCACCTGGAAGGGCCAGTCGCCGTTCGCCGCCGACCGCGGGCATCTGCACCACCGGCTCCTGGACGTGGGCCACTCGCACAGCCGCGCGGTGCTGATCATGTACTTCTGGTCGGCCCTCATCGCCTTCGGCACGGTCGCCTACTCGGTCCACTCGACGAACATGTGGATCCTGTTGCTCATCGTCGCTCTGAGCGCGGTGGGTCTGGTGCTGCTCCTGTTGCCCCGCTTCACGCCGCACGCGCCCCGCTGGGCGGAGAACTTCGTGCCGCCGAGGTACCGGCGCGAGCGGCGCTCCCCGGCCGGTGCAGCGGCCGCTGAGCGCGCTGACGGGGCCGCCCCGGAGGAGGCGTACGGGACGAGCGGGGAGCCTGAGCCGGGAGAGGCGTCAGGGGACCGCCCGGCCGTCGGCGCGGGCGTCAACGGCGCGACCGCGCTCGGCACCCGCCCGCGCTTCCTGGACCGGCGCAAGGCCGGGTCGTCGCGTTGA
- the glyA gene encoding serine hydroxymethyltransferase produces MTTVSPGRAAAPAAYAALRRQDPELAEVLLGETTRQSTSLQLIAAENFTSEAVLTALGSPLANKYAEGYPGSRHHGGCELVDVAERLAVDRAKALFGAEHANVQAHSGSSAVLAAYAALLRPGDTVLAMGLPYGGHLTHGSPSNFSGRWFDFVGYGLDPETGLIDYEQVRALARERRPKAVVCGSIAYPRHIDYAAFREVADDVGAHLIADAAHPIGLVAGGAAPSPVPYADVVCATTHKVLRGPRGGLILCGADLAERIDRAVFPFTQGGAQMHTIAAKAVAFGEAATPAFTAYAHQVVANARVLADALAAEGFAVSTGGTDTHLVLADPAPHGVDARTARGRLAAAGLVLDTCALPHGDGRGLRLGTAAVTTQGMREADMARVAALFAAAIREEGGVRAAVRDLAARFPPYPDRGSGEITAL; encoded by the coding sequence ATGACGACGGTCAGCCCCGGTCGAGCCGCCGCCCCGGCGGCGTACGCCGCGCTGCGCCGCCAGGACCCCGAGCTCGCCGAGGTCCTGCTCGGCGAGACGACCCGGCAGTCGACCTCGCTCCAGCTCATCGCCGCCGAGAACTTCACGTCGGAGGCCGTCCTGACGGCCCTCGGCTCCCCGCTGGCGAACAAGTACGCCGAGGGCTACCCCGGCTCCCGCCACCACGGCGGCTGCGAGCTGGTGGACGTCGCGGAGCGCCTCGCCGTGGACCGCGCCAAGGCCCTCTTCGGAGCCGAGCACGCCAACGTGCAGGCGCACTCGGGCTCCTCCGCCGTCCTCGCCGCCTACGCCGCACTCCTGCGCCCGGGGGACACGGTCCTCGCGATGGGTCTCCCGTACGGAGGACATCTCACCCACGGCTCGCCCTCGAACTTCTCGGGCAGGTGGTTCGACTTCGTCGGCTACGGCCTCGACCCGGAGACCGGCCTCATCGACTACGAGCAGGTGCGGGCCCTGGCCCGCGAGCGGCGGCCGAAGGCCGTCGTGTGCGGCTCCATCGCCTATCCGCGCCACATCGACTACGCCGCCTTCCGCGAGGTCGCCGACGACGTGGGCGCCCATCTCATCGCCGACGCCGCGCACCCCATCGGCCTGGTCGCGGGCGGCGCCGCCCCCAGCCCGGTGCCGTACGCGGACGTCGTGTGCGCCACCACCCACAAGGTGCTCCGCGGCCCCCGCGGTGGCTTGATCCTGTGCGGCGCCGACCTCGCCGAGCGGATCGACCGGGCGGTGTTCCCGTTCACGCAGGGCGGGGCGCAGATGCACACGATCGCCGCCAAGGCGGTGGCCTTCGGCGAGGCGGCGACCCCCGCCTTCACCGCGTACGCCCATCAAGTCGTGGCGAACGCAAGGGTGTTGGCCGACGCCCTGGCGGCGGAGGGCTTCGCCGTCAGCACCGGAGGCACGGACACGCACCTGGTGCTCGCCGACCCCGCCCCGCACGGAGTGGACGCCCGGACGGCCCGGGGCCGGCTCGCCGCGGCGGGTCTGGTTCTGGACACCTGCGCACTGCCCCACGGCGACGGCCGCGGCCTGCGCCTGGGCACGGCCGCGGTCACCACCCAGGGGATGCGGGAGGCGGATATGGCACGCGTCGCCGCGCTGTTCGCCGCCGCCATCCGGGAGGAGGGCGGCGTCAGGGCGGCGGTCCGGGACCTCGCGGCCCGGTTTCCGCCGTATCCGGACCGGGGGAGCGGCGAGATCACGGCGTTGTAG
- a CDS encoding protein-tyrosine-phosphatase, which produces MVFPDPAGDDGVVRSFGAPGAFRILHVSTGNVCRSPITERLTRHALADRLGDPGTGGLIVESAGTWGHEGAPMETHAETVLADFGADATGFVGRELLDDHVIRADLVLTATRDHRAQVISMGHSAGLRTFTLKEFTRLVRAIDPATLPDPEGDDGVVERARALVRAAAALRGWLLAPNVEADEVYDPYGAPLPFFRSVGGEIQQALDPVVTALTGVPAPQA; this is translated from the coding sequence GTGGTCTTCCCCGACCCCGCCGGGGACGACGGGGTCGTCCGCTCCTTCGGGGCCCCCGGCGCCTTCCGCATCCTCCACGTCAGCACCGGCAACGTCTGCCGCTCGCCGATCACCGAGCGGCTGACCCGGCATGCCCTCGCCGACCGGCTCGGCGACCCGGGCACGGGCGGGCTCATCGTGGAGAGCGCGGGCACGTGGGGCCATGAGGGCGCGCCCATGGAGACCCACGCCGAGACGGTCCTCGCCGACTTCGGGGCGGACGCCACCGGCTTCGTGGGCCGCGAGCTCCTCGACGACCACGTCATCCGGGCCGACCTGGTGCTCACCGCGACCCGGGACCACCGCGCCCAGGTCATCTCCATGGGGCACTCGGCCGGGCTCAGGACCTTCACCCTGAAGGAGTTCACCCGCCTGGTGCGGGCCATAGACCCCGCGACGCTGCCCGACCCCGAGGGCGATGACGGGGTGGTCGAGCGGGCCCGCGCCCTGGTGCGGGCCGCGGCCGCGCTGCGCGGCTGGCTGCTCGCCCCCAACGTGGAGGCCGACGAGGTCTACGACCCCTACGGCGCGCCCCTGCCCTTCTTCCGCTCCGTGGGCGGCGAGATCCAACAGGCCCTGGACCCGGTCGTCACAGCCCTGACAGGCGTCCCGGCCCCCCAGGCGTAG
- the prfA gene encoding peptide chain release factor 1, with product MFEAVEELIGEHADLERKLADPSVHADQANARKLNKRYAELTPIVATYRSWKQLGDDIDTARELAAEDPDFAAEVKDLTESRDEVTEKLRLLLVPRDPSDDKDVILEIKAGAGGDESALFAGNLLRMYLRYAERVGWKTEIIDATESELGGYKDVQVAVKTKGGNGATEPGQGVWARLKYEGGVHRVQRVPATESQGRIHTSAAGVLVTPEAEEVDVEINMNDLRIDVYRSSGPGGQSVNTTDSAVRITHVPTGVVASCQNEKSQLQNKEQALRILRSRLLAAAQEEAEREAADARRSQVRTVDRSEKIRTYNFPENRISDHRVGFKAYNLDQVLDGDLDAVIQACVDADSAAKLAAA from the coding sequence ATGTTCGAGGCGGTCGAGGAACTGATCGGCGAGCACGCCGATCTGGAGCGGAAGCTCGCCGACCCGTCGGTCCACGCCGACCAGGCCAACGCGCGCAAGCTCAACAAGCGCTACGCCGAGCTGACCCCGATCGTCGCCACGTACCGGTCCTGGAAGCAGCTCGGTGACGACATCGACACCGCGCGTGAGCTGGCGGCCGAGGACCCCGACTTCGCGGCCGAGGTCAAGGACCTCACCGAGAGCCGCGACGAGGTCACCGAGAAGCTGCGCCTGCTGCTCGTGCCCCGGGACCCCAGCGACGACAAGGACGTCATCCTGGAGATCAAGGCGGGCGCGGGCGGCGACGAGTCGGCCCTGTTCGCGGGCAACCTGCTGCGCATGTACCTGCGGTACGCCGAGCGCGTCGGCTGGAAGACCGAGATCATCGACGCCACCGAGTCCGAGCTGGGCGGCTACAAGGACGTCCAGGTCGCCGTGAAGACCAAGGGCGGCAACGGCGCCACCGAGCCCGGCCAGGGCGTCTGGGCCCGGCTGAAGTACGAGGGCGGCGTGCACCGCGTGCAGCGCGTGCCCGCGACCGAGTCGCAGGGCCGCATCCACACCTCCGCGGCCGGCGTGCTCGTCACGCCCGAGGCGGAGGAGGTCGACGTCGAGATCAACATGAACGACCTGCGCATCGACGTCTACCGCTCCTCGGGCCCCGGCGGCCAGTCCGTCAACACCACCGACTCGGCCGTGCGCATCACGCACGTCCCGACCGGTGTGGTCGCCTCCTGCCAGAACGAGAAGAGCCAGCTCCAGAACAAGGAGCAGGCACTGCGTATCCTGCGCTCCAGGCTGCTCGCGGCGGCCCAGGAGGAGGCGGAGCGCGAGGCCGCGGACGCCCGCCGCAGCCAGGTCCGCACCGTCGACCGGTCCGAGAAGATCCGTACGTACAACTTCCCGGAAAACCGGATCTCCGACCACCGCGTGGGCTTCAAGGCGTACAACTTGGACCAGGTGCTCGACGGCGACCTCGACGCGGTCATCCAGGCCTGCGTCGACGCGGACTCCGCCGCGAAGCTCGCCGCCGCCTGA